The following is a genomic window from Ptiloglossa arizonensis isolate GNS036 chromosome 11, iyPtiAriz1_principal, whole genome shotgun sequence.
TGTGCACTGTGACTCGCAGTACCCCTCCGAATCTATTCCTCTATTTCTTACTCGGCGAGTAACCATTACCGGAGATCTACGATGCTAACCAATCTTGCAATAGGATTCTgactaattaatataataatcaaTTAAAAAGTCAACCTTTTATAGCAACGGAGATACATTTAGTGTAACAATTCAATCGAGGATGAGATTCATTCAACAATATATAGAATACGTGGAAGATAAGGGAAACCAGAAGCGAGCCGCGGAATACGAAGAATATTAAATACGAGGGTTACAAACAACTTCCGATTGACTGCTAATAAAGATGAAAAATAAGGGAAACAATTTTATCGCATAAGTTCAAAATTGCATTGCTTTTGCGTAAAGTCGTTATACAAATTCAGGCACAAAGTCTCATACCGTGACACAACCTTTTGTAACCTCTCGTCAAAAAACGACGCCGCCGTCCCCATAAATACGGGCAGTGTAATTTTCTATTTCCTGTCATTGCTAGTACTTGTTTACCGTTTATCTGTATTAATAATCTCTTTTCTTAATTTCGATTAAGAATCGTTTAATTTCTGGATGTAATAGTAATCGTCTTATATTGGCGTCTGTTTGCCTCTTGTCTTTTCCATATTGTCTCATTCGCACACTTCGGATTTCTCAATCGTCCGAAGCGTGTAAATATAGTAAATAGGTACAAATAAGATTATGATTTACGGGCTTTAGATGGACCATATGCTACCGCTTTAAAAGTTCGGATTGGGATACACTTATTTAGCACAACCACAACTATCGATAGAAACAGGAATGCTGAACTTTAGTCTCATATGTTTTGTTTAGGTACTGGCTAGTACGAAACCTTCCCAAAACCTGTACTATTTCTGCATCACGGTGCGCGCGAGTTGATTAACCACAACTCATACAGCAAGTCGAAACTACTATACACCGCAATATGGGTCGGGTAGCTAGACAGAGATCGAACTCTGAGAACTTTGTCACACCGAGACTTGGACAGGGGTTGTCGTTCTGCGAGACAGCGTCGGCATCACCTTTAGTCAAGTTATTTTGCAGTTTCGTAGCGGTTGTTGGTTTTTAAATTGGCCGTTTTGACGAACCGTTTTAAAAAACGGACCTAGAAGAAAAGGCTACTATTTGACGATGCGTTAACGTTAATATTATAAACATGTGTTCGTTTCATGTATCCATAGATTCATAGGTTGAGCATAGAAACTGAATCTAACAAAGCAAAGAGTTATACATTTATAAGAGTTATAACTCCCGCAAGAGTTATAACTACTGATTTTTAAGGAAAATTCAAAGGTAACAGATTTAAATTTCAGTAtacatttattgaattttatagTTGCCACTTTGTTCCGCAATCTTCCTACATTTTTCACGCACGAAGATTCCAACTTGAAGATTCCATTTCTCCAGAAGTCCTCAGGTTTTTCAACGAAAAACTTTTcaatgtaaatttttatatcgacCGAAGATTTTAAGTTTTTGCCGTTAAGGGAATTTTGTAAAGACCTAAATaagtgaaaatttgaagttGCAATGTCTGGTGAACAGGGTTGGTGGGTCAGGACGTCCCAACCAAGCTTTAGCAACTTTTGTCGAGTAGTCAAAGAGGTCGTGTATTGTTCTAATGAATTACGACGTTTTTCCGATTCGCTAGTTGTGGACGTTTTTGTTCAATCGCTAGCTTTAATTTGTCTAATTTCGAgcaatattttttcgaatttatcgCCCGTTTGTTTAGTAGAAGCTCATAATACAGAATTCCTTTCTTGTCCCACCAGATCTAAAGCATGACTTTCTTCGAGTAAAGACTAGCTTTTGGTGTCACTAAAGGTGGTTCATTTCGCTTTCTCCAGAATTTTTTCCGTTCgacattattataaataattcatttttcatttctgtCACTACTTGCTTCAAAAATTGCGTCCCCTCGTTGCATTTATAGAGCGAGTTTTTTTGTTGACAActaagacccaaaaattcaacatttcttcaTTGTTTTAATACAATCTTTTGGGAGGACTTTTTACACAGTTAAACGATAGAGCACTAAAaattctcgcacgattacgaagttataaagaaaatgataATCGTTGGAAGCTCTCCAATCGTCTGTAATCGATTGAAACCAATCTTTAAAATACcactttcttttcgattttttgaATACAACTTGGTAATAGTGCGGAATAGTGCAAAATTTTTCATATAATCATTAAATCagtctttcattaaaatcagtctcacaggtaagaagaatttccttataacaCAGCGTACAAATACTTGTTGGAATCAGTGTATATAAACGGATTTATCTCATCATTGCACGCAGAAAAATACGAATATACGTATTAGACCTATGTGTATTTCGTATTCTACCCGGGGGAAAATACCTTACAACACCGCATGATCAAATGCATATACGTGCATAGTATTGCATAGAGTTCATACTAACATTggattattatttgaaatagttTCCGGTAAACACAGATTGCCAAGTAAAGGAAGGTGAACAACGAATTACGTATGCATTGTTTTAGAAGAAACGAACCTGATCGATGTCCCGTACACGAATGTCCGAATATCTAAATATACCCActtagaaatttttctttcgttttacgcTGAAAAATTCGTCTACAATacgattaatttcttttaaatggTTCTGTTTGTGAAAATATATAAAGATcagattgaaataaaatttgtcgaaatacttattgaacggttgatACAACATTTGCAACATACATATCGTAACAACGCATAGAAATGGTAggtagaacaaattttttacggtACAATATATGAAAACAGAAATACGTCTTATATATCTTTGATAATAAGATTCGAAAGGACCGTGGTAAGTAAGTTCGAGTGTACGACTACTGACCTGCCTGCGAACCGATTGCGTAAAATTCAAGGCACACTTCCAGCTTACATCGTAACAGGAGAAAGGATACATCTATTTGAGTTGTCATATATCAAGCTCCATTTCGAGCCCAATACcgtttatagaaaatattttttcttctattttaaaAACAATAGCTATTTAGTCAGTTGGCAATATCTTCTTGGAAGAGCATCATATTTAAGaaacaataattataaaatatctatATACGTTTACGAATATACAATTAGTTACgcatttttcatcgttttagCACAAAgatgaattttcatatttagaatattaccgatatagaatattttttcttccgtGTATATCTTAACGGATCATAATTACGGTtcgacaaatattatttttcggtCGAGTAAATATTTTGATATTGTTTAGATAGAAGATATTTTggtaattacatttattttggaAATTCTATCGTTTTGTTTAATATACTATTTTCAGAGAACAATACCTCTTCAATGTTTTCGAGGTGATAGTTTCGACTTTGGAATCGAAATTGCAGCGAATTGAAAATCTGGACAAAGCAGTGGAACATCTGATGAGAAGAGTAGAAGCTTTGGATTCACGCGTGAACGATAATATCGACAAGACCGATGCAGTAATTACAAAGCTGCGAACGCTGGATCTGAAGCTTTTTAATTCTCAACCAATGTTTCTGCCAACCGAACGTTCCGTGTATTCAGCAACACTGGCCAACGATAAAAATGACAGTGAAATCGAAGGCGGTACGTACTCGAGTATTATTTACGATAGTTCCCATTCCTGTCACACGTGGCAGCAGCCATTTCAAATAGTTGAGCGAAGGATAAGGAATCCAATCCGTCGATGGTTTAGGTAGTTGGAGCTCGGTGAGAGTAGATACTTTGGTATATAGCAATCGGTACAACTATGCTTATCGTTAGGTGTACCTAGTCACACGCGTGTTCGTAATACAAAATGGATGTACGATATCTACATACATGCAGTAATCTATCGCATATGCATTACAGATCTATACATACCTTCGTCCTCCCGttacctttcttttttctttttatttgcttTGTCCCTTTCATTTACGGAGATTTACATTCTCTAGGCGAAACAGCTCCGACGATTCAAGCGATTCATCACGATAGGAAGGATTCAGCACCCGAAACTCTCGGTGAGAAACTATTGTCGCTCGATCAAAAGGTTTCCGATATAGACAATAAATTGGTCGATCTGAAAAATCAACTGGACAATAACTTTTTACAAAACGACGACATAAACGCCGAAGCGAGCGAAAAGAAGCCAGTTAGCATGAGTGTAATCGAAATCACAAAAGCGATGAGCAACGAAGTAATAAATCACATAACGATCGAAATAGACAATTTGAGACAAACCACAGGCAATATGGATAGGAAGTTGCAGTTTCATATGAACTTGGTCACCGATCATTTGGAAGCTGTTTACAATATGATGACGGATGTACACGATGCGATACTTGTGAGAGGTCACGGAAATGGGAAACGGAATGGTAATGGAAACGGAAATGCAAACGGTCAACAGATTTTCAACCTTACGACAACCACAGAAATACCACCGAAACAAAATAAGATCGATCGACTCGTCGAACAGATGTATCCCATGTTGACCGTTTCCGAAAAAATGGACGAAGTTTGGAACGTTGTGGTAAGCCAACATATCGATTATGGAACCAAGTTCAATTAGATACGAGTTGGTTTTATTTCGAGAATTTCCATTTCGGTTTTTGTAAACATCGTGATTTTAGACGATCATTTATCGAAAATGATATAGcaatatacaatttttgtacatGCTATCGCTACAAGGATGGACGAGCAAAGAAATTCGATGATGCTTCgtatacacatatgtatatatgtacgccTTGTAtaggtacgcgcgcgcgcgcgcgcgtgtgtgctgtgtgtgtgcgcgcgtgcgcgtgcagaTGAAAATTGGGCATTAGTTGTAGTATAACCAAAGATCGTAATATTAGAATTTGGTGGTTTTATTCGACAATGTCTATTACATTTTAAACATTCGTACAGGTTGGCACGAAGAGTTCCGTGGACGATCTTTTGCcaaaatcggacgagttacttaCGCAAACGCAAAGGCAGGAAAGAGCAATAAGTGAAATTCACGCGGATTTAAGGTCAAAGACAAACAAGATTATTGAAAACTTGGAAGGAGTCGAGAATAGGTTGAGGAAACAAGAGGACGACGTTGCTACTCTTGCCCAGCGTCCAATCCCGGCGGAATTGTTACTCGATCCCACGATCGATCGGCTCGTCGAATATGATTCGAGTAGGTCAGTTCCCTTCTTCATTGTTTTCTTATTTATCTTACTCGAATAGATTATACTTTTAGATAATTCGAACGATTGTTTTATTTCTTCCGTTTATTTAAGGTATTTACTTAAATACGATCTacatataaaatgtaaataaatagtgCATACAGCTTTCAATTTGGTTGCGCATGCTTTCTTTTCCGGAATATAATTTCCATATTTTTAGCATTACGCTTTGTAATCTCGAATCATTTCGATCGGTTGTTCTCGATCGTTTATATCCAATCGAGAACAACCGATTGAGAAAACCGTTCTAGCCACGCGATTATGAGAATTACTAtgctaataataattgtaaagatAATAATTTTCGATTCGTGAAAAGATAATTTATGACATTTCAATTTCGATGTTTGTCTAcgattttttgtttgttttttgttttcgtttagaTACGTTGGATTATCCGAAGATCTTACAACCGAAACCACCGTTTCACCGGTGACACCAACTACCGTCGTTTCATCGGTGTCAATGTCGATGTCTTCTTCGACCTCGTCGAATATTATACAGaccaataatttcaataattccaGCAATGTCAATGGTTCCAGTATGTTTTCTAATTTGACC
Proteins encoded in this region:
- the LOC143152609 gene encoding uncharacterized protein LOC143152609 isoform X2 — encoded protein: MVGSRSVGRGIGTPSAWTRIEQYLFNVFEVIVSTLESKLQRIENLDKAVEHLMRRVEALDSRVNDNIDKTDAVITKLRTLDLKLFNSQPMFLPTERSVYSATLANDKNDSEIEGGETAPTIQAIHHDRKDSAPETLGEKLLSLDQKVSDIDNKLVDLKNQLDNNFLQNDDINAEASEKKPVSMSVIEITKAMSNEVINHITIEIDNLRQTTGNMDRKLQFHMNLVTDHLEAVYNMMTDVHDAILVRGHGNGKRNGNGNGNANGQQIFNLTTTTEIPPKQNKIDRLVEQMYPMLTVSEKMDEVWNVVVGTKSSVDDLLPKSDELLTQTQRQERAISEIHADLRSKTNKIIENLEGVENRLRKQEDDVATLAQRPIPAELLLDPTIDRLVEYDSSRYVGLSEDLTTETTVSPVTPTTVVSSVSMSMSSSTSSNIIQTNNFNNSSNVNGSSMFSNLTTTSGISASSSTQRPSTKNRGVIFPSVKNKPSPANSTFATDAFLSYKDVKGYSCVDLLNAGMRDSGVYYLQIRGTTYWFLKVYCEQDIAEGGWTVIQRRDDFGEPRENFNRDWADYKNGFGDPAREFWLGNENIYMLTNNEDYMLRVELEDFEGNKRYAQYSHFKIYSEAEYYKLEIDGYDGNAGDSLNDPWYGSNNSPFSTYNRDNDRSSLNCASMLKGGWWWKSCGRGLNGLYLNDPQDLTARQGIVWFRWRGWDYTLKRATMMIKPKGPTAAV
- the LOC143152609 gene encoding uncharacterized protein LOC143152609 isoform X3 — protein: MCREQYLFNVFEVIVSTLESKLQRIENLDKAVEHLMRRVEALDSRVNDNIDKTDAVITKLRTLDLKLFNSQPMFLPTERSVYSATLANDKNDSEIEGGETAPTIQAIHHDRKDSAPETLGEKLLSLDQKVSDIDNKLVDLKNQLDNNFLQNDDINAEASEKKPVSMSVIEITKAMSNEVINHITIEIDNLRQTTGNMDRKLQFHMNLVTDHLEAVYNMMTDVHDAILVRGHGNGKRNGNGNGNANGQQIFNLTTTTEIPPKQNKIDRLVEQMYPMLTVSEKMDEVWNVVVGTKSSVDDLLPKSDELLTQTQRQERAISEIHADLRSKTNKIIENLEGVENRLRKQEDDVATLAQRPIPAELLLDPTIDRLVEYDSSRYVGLSEDLTTETTVSPVTPTTVVSSVSMSMSSSTSSNIIQTNNFNNSSNVNGSSMFSNLTTTSGISASSSTQRPSTKNRGVIFPSVKNKPSPANSTFATDAFLSYKDVKGYSCVDLLNAGMRDSGVYYLQIRGTTYWFLKVYCEQDIAEGGWTVIQRRDDFGEPRENFNRDWADYKNGFGDPAREFWLGNENIYMLTNNEDYMLRVELEDFEGNKRYAQYSHFKIYSEAEYYKLEIDGYDGNAGDSLNDPWYGSNNSPFSTYNRDNDRSSLNCASMLKGGWWWKSCGRGLNGLYLNDPQDLTARQGIVWFRWRGWDYTLKRATMMIKPKGPTAAV
- the LOC143152609 gene encoding uncharacterized protein LOC143152609 isoform X1; protein product: MKEAIIITTCLLGFVFTGSPRLPRTSADERNTRNVSNNGGNVTGNTMPIPIRNPQRNREQYLFNVFEVIVSTLESKLQRIENLDKAVEHLMRRVEALDSRVNDNIDKTDAVITKLRTLDLKLFNSQPMFLPTERSVYSATLANDKNDSEIEGGETAPTIQAIHHDRKDSAPETLGEKLLSLDQKVSDIDNKLVDLKNQLDNNFLQNDDINAEASEKKPVSMSVIEITKAMSNEVINHITIEIDNLRQTTGNMDRKLQFHMNLVTDHLEAVYNMMTDVHDAILVRGHGNGKRNGNGNGNANGQQIFNLTTTTEIPPKQNKIDRLVEQMYPMLTVSEKMDEVWNVVVGTKSSVDDLLPKSDELLTQTQRQERAISEIHADLRSKTNKIIENLEGVENRLRKQEDDVATLAQRPIPAELLLDPTIDRLVEYDSSRYVGLSEDLTTETTVSPVTPTTVVSSVSMSMSSSTSSNIIQTNNFNNSSNVNGSSMFSNLTTTSGISASSSTQRPSTKNRGVIFPSVKNKPSPANSTFATDAFLSYKDVKGYSCVDLLNAGMRDSGVYYLQIRGTTYWFLKVYCEQDIAEGGWTVIQRRDDFGEPRENFNRDWADYKNGFGDPAREFWLGNENIYMLTNNEDYMLRVELEDFEGNKRYAQYSHFKIYSEAEYYKLEIDGYDGNAGDSLNDPWYGSNNSPFSTYNRDNDRSSLNCASMLKGGWWWKSCGRGLNGLYLNDPQDLTARQGIVWFRWRGWDYTLKRATMMIKPKGPTAAV